In Colletotrichum lupini chromosome 6, complete sequence, a single window of DNA contains:
- a CDS encoding prefoldin subunit gives MAEVQAKLQKLSEEYQALQQELQTTVQSRQKLEAQRQENLGVKEEFDKLKDGEQIYKLVGPVLLKQDKVEAESTVKGRLDFITKEIERHEGLIRDAQGKLEKKKGDIIQIQTSAQAAAAQAQKA, from the exons ATGGCTGAGGTGCAAGCAAAGCTGCAAAAGCTATCGGAGGAATACCAGGCGCTGCAACAGG AACTTCAGACCACCGTCCAGTCGAGGCAAAAGTTGGAGGCTCAGAGGCAGGAGAACCTTGGCGTAAAAGAG GAGTTTGACAAGCTCAAGGATGGCGAGCAGATCTACAAGTTGGTCGGCCCCGTGTTGCTGAAGCAGGATAAGGTGGAGGCCGAGAGCACAGTCAAGGGCCGTCTGGACTTCATCACCAAGGAGAT CGAGAGACATGAAGGATTGATCAGAGACGCCCAGGGTAAgctggagaagaagaagggcgaCATCATCCAAATTCAGACCAGCGCACAAGCTGCGGCGGCTCAGGCACAGAAGGCATGA